One segment of Tiliqua scincoides isolate rTilSci1 unplaced genomic scaffold, rTilSci1.hap2 HAP2_SCAFFOLD_84, whole genome shotgun sequence DNA contains the following:
- the LOC136636084 gene encoding chorion class B protein L11-like, which translates to MAACGPACTIPSCASTPIVGFGSSYGLGSRGLGGGYGGLGLGYGGLGWGSGLGYGYGGLGYGYGGLGYGYGAGETSGNLGTLAGVLPSCVNQIPPAEVVIQPPPSIVTIPGAILSASCEPVAVGGNTPCAVGGSGIVGSGFGGAGLYGGLGYGGLGYGGLGLGYGGLGYGGLGGGYGGLGYGGWGYGGWGYGQRRGLFGRRGFLGRRGSACF; encoded by the coding sequence ATGGCAGCTTGTGGTCCAGCCTGCACCATCCCATCCTGTGCCTCCACTCCCATTGTTGGCTTTGGCTCCAGCTATGGCCTTGGCTCCAGAGGTCTCGGGGGCGGCTACGGAGGGCTTGGCCTGGGCTACGGAGGTCTGGGATGGGGCTCCGGTCTCGGTTACGGATACGGAGGTCTCGGTTACGGATACGGAGGTCTCGGTTACGGATATGGTGCCGGCGAAACCTCCGGCAACCTCGGCACCCTGGCTGGAGTCCTCCCTTCCTGCGTGAACCAGATCCCACCGGCAGAGGTGGtcatccagccccctccctccataGTGACCATCCCAGGGGCCATCCTGTCCGCTAGCTGCGAGCCCGTGGCCGTCGGGGGCAACACTCCCTGCGCCGTGGGTGGCTCTGGGATTGTAGGATCAGGTTTTGGTGGAGCAGGCCTTTACGGGGGCTTGGGCTATGGGGGTCTGGGCTATGGAGGCCTGGGCTTGGGCTATGGCGGTCTGGGCTACGGAGGCCTGGGCGGGGGCTACGGCGGTCTGGGCTACGGAGGCTGGGGCTACGGCGGCTGGGGCTACGGCCAGAGGAGGGGATTGTTTGGACGGAGGGGTTTCCTGGGCCGTCGTGGCAGCGCCTGCTTTTAA